One window from the genome of Pseudomonas fluorescens encodes:
- a CDS encoding L-threonylcarbamoyladenylate synthase, translating into MVNSWRVQQAAREIRAGAVIAYPTEAVWGLGCDPWNEEAVERLLAIKSRLPDKGLILVADNIHQFDFLFEDFPETWIDRMASTWPGPNTWLVPHQNLLPEWITGVHDTVALRVSDHPTVRDLCSLVGPLVSTSANPQGRPAARTRIRVKQYFRGQIDLVLGGNLGGRKNPSVIRDLATGKVVRPD; encoded by the coding sequence ATGGTCAACAGTTGGCGTGTGCAACAAGCCGCGCGAGAAATTCGCGCCGGGGCGGTGATTGCCTATCCAACCGAAGCGGTCTGGGGCCTGGGTTGTGACCCGTGGAACGAGGAGGCGGTGGAGCGCCTGCTGGCGATCAAGTCGCGGCTGCCCGACAAAGGCCTGATCCTGGTGGCTGACAACATCCACCAGTTCGACTTCCTGTTCGAAGACTTCCCCGAAACCTGGATCGACCGCATGGCCAGCACCTGGCCGGGCCCCAACACCTGGCTGGTGCCGCACCAAAACCTGCTGCCGGAATGGATCACCGGGGTACACGACACCGTCGCGCTGCGGGTCAGCGATCATCCCACCGTGCGCGATTTGTGCTCGTTGGTCGGGCCGCTGGTGTCCACCTCGGCCAACCCCCAAGGGCGCCCGGCGGCGCGCACGCGGATTCGCGTCAAGCAATATTTCCGTGGGCAGATCGATCTGGTGCTCGGCGGCAACCTGGGCGGGCGCAAGAACCCCAGCGTGATTCGTGACCTGGCTACCGGGAAAGTGGTGCGACCGGACTGA
- a CDS encoding quinone oxidoreductase family protein, which yields MAKRIQFRSHGGPEVLEYVDYQPAEPGPQQVRVSNKAIGLNFIDTYYRSGLYPPPALPSSLGAEGAGVVEAIGPGVTRFKVGDRVAYGSGPLGAYSDVHVLPEANLVHLPESISFEQAAGVMLKGLTVQYLLRQTYELKGGETILFHAAAGGVGSLACQWAKALGVKLIGTVSSPEKAAIAKSHGAWETIDYSKENVAQRVLELTDGKKVPVVYDGVGKDTWLTSLDSVAPRGLVVSFGNASGAVEGVNLGILSAKGSLYVTRPTLATYANNAENLQRMADELFGMISSGKLTVDINQRYPLAEAAKAQTELSARRTTGSTILLP from the coding sequence ATGGCCAAACGTATCCAGTTCCGTTCCCACGGCGGTCCCGAAGTACTCGAGTATGTCGACTATCAGCCGGCCGAGCCGGGCCCGCAGCAGGTACGCGTCAGCAACAAGGCAATCGGCCTGAATTTCATCGACACCTACTACCGCAGCGGTCTTTATCCGCCACCGGCGCTGCCTTCGAGCCTGGGCGCCGAGGGTGCGGGCGTGGTCGAGGCCATCGGTCCCGGTGTCACGCGGTTCAAGGTCGGTGACCGGGTGGCGTACGGCAGCGGACCGCTGGGGGCCTACAGCGATGTGCATGTGTTGCCCGAAGCCAACCTGGTGCATCTGCCCGAATCCATCAGTTTCGAACAGGCCGCCGGCGTGATGCTCAAGGGCCTGACCGTGCAATACCTGTTGCGCCAGACCTATGAGCTCAAGGGTGGCGAAACCATCCTGTTCCATGCCGCCGCCGGTGGCGTGGGCTCCTTGGCCTGCCAGTGGGCCAAGGCCTTGGGCGTGAAGCTGATCGGTACCGTCAGTTCGCCGGAAAAAGCCGCCATCGCCAAATCCCACGGCGCCTGGGAAACCATCGACTACAGCAAGGAAAACGTCGCACAGCGCGTGCTGGAATTGACTGACGGCAAGAAGGTGCCCGTGGTGTACGACGGGGTTGGCAAGGACACCTGGTTGACCTCCCTGGACAGCGTCGCCCCCCGTGGCCTGGTGGTGAGCTTCGGCAATGCCTCGGGTGCGGTGGAGGGTGTGAACCTGGGGATTCTTTCGGCCAAGGGCTCGCTGTACGTCACTCGCCCGACCCTGGCGACGTACGCCAACAATGCCGAAAACCTGCAGCGCATGGCCGATGAACTGTTCGGGATGATCAGTAGCGGCAAGCTCACGGTGGACATCAACCAGCGTTATCCACTGGCGGAAGCGGCCAAGGCCCAGACCGAGCTGTCGGCGCGGCGCACGACGGGGTCGACCATTCTCCTGCCTTGA
- the hemF gene encoding oxygen-dependent coproporphyrinogen oxidase — protein sequence MSTRTEAVKAYLLDLQDRICAALEAEDGGTRFVEDAWARPAGGGGRTRVIENGTVIEKGGVNFSHVFGSGLPPSASAHRPELAGRSFEALGVSLVIHPHNPHVPTSHANVRFFIAEKEGEEPVWWFGGGFDLTPYYGVEEDCVHWHRVAEQACAPFGPEVYPRYKAWCDSYFHLKHRNEPRGIGGLFFDDLNEWGFDTCFAFIRAIGDAYIDAYLPIVRRRKHDAFTAKQREFQEFRRGRYVEFNLVYDRGTLFGLQSGGRTESILMSLPPQVRWGYDWKAEPDSEEARLTEYFLQDRDWLAKA from the coding sequence ATGTCCACTCGTACCGAGGCCGTGAAAGCCTATCTGCTCGACCTGCAAGACCGAATCTGCGCCGCCCTGGAAGCCGAGGATGGCGGCACGCGCTTCGTCGAAGATGCCTGGGCCCGGCCCGCCGGGGGTGGCGGTCGCACGCGGGTGATCGAAAACGGCACGGTGATCGAAAAGGGCGGTGTCAACTTTTCCCACGTCTTCGGCAGCGGCCTCCCACCCTCGGCCAGCGCCCATCGGCCGGAACTGGCCGGGCGCAGCTTCGAAGCCTTGGGCGTGTCGCTGGTGATCCACCCGCACAACCCCCACGTACCAACCTCCCACGCCAATGTGCGTTTCTTCATCGCCGAAAAGGAAGGCGAAGAGCCGGTCTGGTGGTTTGGCGGCGGCTTCGACCTGACCCCTTACTACGGCGTAGAAGAGGATTGCGTGCATTGGCACCGCGTCGCCGAGCAAGCCTGCGCGCCGTTCGGCCCCGAGGTGTACCCGCGCTACAAGGCCTGGTGCGACAGCTACTTCCACCTCAAGCATCGCAACGAGCCCCGGGGCATCGGCGGCCTGTTTTTCGACGACCTGAACGAGTGGGGTTTCGACACCTGCTTCGCCTTCATTCGCGCCATCGGCGACGCCTACATCGATGCCTACCTGCCCATCGTGCGTCGCCGCAAGCATGACGCGTTCACCGCCAAGCAACGGGAATTCCAGGAATTTCGCCGTGGGCGCTACGTGGAATTCAACCTGGTCTACGACCGCGGCACCCTGTTCGGGCTGCAATCGGGCGGACGTACCGAGTCGATCCTGATGTCCCTGCCGCCGCAAGTACGCTGGGGCTATGACTGGAAAGCCGAGCCGGACAGCGAAGAGGCGCGGCTGACCGAGTACTTCCTGCAGGATCGCGATTGGCTGGCGAAGGCCTGA